A window of the Cannabis sativa cultivar Pink pepper isolate KNU-18-1 chromosome X, ASM2916894v1, whole genome shotgun sequence genome harbors these coding sequences:
- the LOC115695146 gene encoding uncharacterized protein LOC115695146: MSMVTDLLLQAVLILVSLFMFLALHNIPQKLYAKFRYRDRAQVQSKRHFVLGAQHLARARSAKSRSDSSSFAKDALAEAEKAIALDPKDAAAHILKALVFDLQGFKTSALESLDAALSPLAVKSLSEKERGDAFFKRAELKMAMARRGKVDSVITDLDEAVKLSPDNAKAFCLLGECYEVKKMEEEARKAYEDALKVEPELAVAQQGLDRLTSSTI; this comes from the coding sequence ATGTCAATGGTGACTGATCTACTCCTCCAAGCGGTGCTTATACTGGTATCTCTCTTCATGTTCCTAGCTCTCCACAACATTCCCCAGAAATTGTACGCCAAATTCCGTTACCGGGACCGAGCCCAAGTCCAATCTAAGCGCCACTTCGTTCTAGGCGCACAGCATCTCGCCCGAGCCCGATCTGCAAAGTCTCGCTCCGATTCCTCATCATTTGCCAAGGATGCGTTAGCCGAAGCTGAGAAGGCGATCGCACTCGACCCCAAGGACGCCGCCGCTCACATACTCAAGGCTCTGGTTTTCGATCTTCAGGGTTTCAAGACCTCTGCCCTTGAATCACTCGACGCAGCTCTCTCTCCTCTTGCGGTTAAGTCTCTCagtgagaaagagagaggggacGCCTTTTTCAAGAGAGCTGAGTTGAAGATGGCCATGGCTCGGCGTGGAAAGGTTGATTCGGTTATCACCGACTTGGATGAGGCTGTGAAGCTCAGCCCTGATAATGCCAAGGCTTTTTGTCTGCTTGGAGAATGCTATGAAGTGAAGAAAATGGAGGAGGAGGCTAGGAAAGCTTACGAGGACGCCCTTAAGGTCGAACCAGAATTGGCCGTAGCTCAACAGGGTTTGGATCGTTTGACTTCTTCAACCATATGA